Proteins co-encoded in one Oscillatoria salina IIICB1 genomic window:
- a CDS encoding Asr1405/Asl0597 family protein, giving the protein MSSNPKLETGVAVNWADRWQVYYRLQDLQIPCRCATNQELQVEVYSPTGAIQLWSVVRNLTASRRDLINWLNCCWQLETSREES; this is encoded by the coding sequence ATGAGTTCAAATCCAAAACTAGAAACAGGTGTAGCAGTTAACTGGGCAGATCGCTGGCAAGTCTACTACCGTTTGCAAGACTTACAGATCCCCTGTCGTTGTGCTACTAATCAGGAGTTACAAGTTGAAGTTTACAGTCCAACAGGGGCAATTCAACTTTGGAGCGTTGTCAGGAATCTTACAGCTTCTCGCCGCGATCTAATTAATTGGCTAAACTGTTGTTGGCAGCTAGAAACTTCTCGCGAAGAAAGTTAA